TCGGTGAGGACGCCGCCGGCGATGACGCCGATGGAGCCGCCGGCGGTGGCGACGAAGCTGAAGATGCTGATCGACTTGGCCTGTTCGCGGGGTTCCTGAAACAACGTCACGATCATGCCGAGGGTCACGGCACTGGCCATGGCGCCGCCGACGCCCTGGACGAACCGGCCTGCGATCAGCAGTTCCTGACTGCCCGCCATTCCGCAGAGCAGTGATGCCGCCGTGAACAGGGTGATGCCTTCACCGAGCTGGAGCGCGCGGTCAAGGGCATCAGCCGCCGCATGCTGACACTGACGCTGCGCAATCTGGAACGGGACGGCCTGCTGACCAGGACGGTCTACCCGACGGTGCCGCCCAAGGTGGAGTACACGGCGACGCCGATGGCCCTGGAGCTGTACGAGTCTCTGGTGGGCCTGGCGAAGTGGGCCGAGCGTCACCGATCGGCCATCGCCGACGCGCGGGTGACGTACGACCGGGACGCGGCCGACCCCGTCGTGTGAGCGGGAGAGTGGGAGAGTGGAGAGGGAAGAGTGGTGACGCGAGCGGGGGTGTGAGCGGGGTTGTGAGTGCCCTCGCCCGGCGCCTTTCTGCCCTGACAGCGTCGTTGGACGTGGCGGTGGATGGTCACGCAGACGGCGAGTGCGAGAAACGCTTCGTGGATGTCGTCGCGCCGCTCCCAGCGGATGCGTAGGCGACGGAAGCCGCGGGGTCAGGCAACACACTTCAAAGGAATGGCGTGCGGGACGTAGAACTGGCGAATTCGCTGGCCAAGGCCGGACTGTGCTATCTGGGACCGGCGGATGCCTCCGCCCCGCTGATGCCTCCATGCCTCGCATTCCTCGCGGATTCCGTGGAAACCGACGGCCAGGAATGGGCTGTGAGCGTGGAATCCGACGAGCCTGACCTCCAGGAGAAGGTGGATCACGGCTGGTACTTGCTCAGTGCCGACCAACGGCTCTTCCCGATGGACAACCCGGAGTTCCTGATCGCCGTCGGTGACAGGGAAGCGGTGCCCGCCGAACCCTTGAGCTGGGCAAGGGTGGCCCTGACCGGGCACTCCGACATCGCGGGCGCCGGTGCCGAGGCGCGGGTGACGGGGCGCGGAGCGGGCCACATCGACTTCGCGATGCTCTCCCTCGACGGTACCGTCGTCGTACGAGGGGTGGAGGGGCGGGAGTGGACGGACTGCGTCCTCCTGAAAGACCCGCACCGCCTCCCGGCGATGCGTGAGCTCGGCACCCGCATGGCCGCGTCGCCCGAGACGCCGCAGGACACGCGGGAAGCCCTGCAGCGCTGGCTGCGGCACACGGCCGCCGACTGGCCGATGAATGAGGTGCCGACGACATGATGCACGAGATCGAGGACATCGAGCAGGAGAGGCTCCGTGTCGCCCGGCGGCCCTCCGCCCGGGACGCGCCGCCCGTGCTGTGCTGGTTCGACGTCACTCCTACGGTGCCCTTCGACGTGTACGCGTCCCGCCTGCGGTCCGTGCTCGACGTCGCCCTGGGGCTGGCCCTCGCCGCGGACTTCGGCGAGGAGGAACTGCCCACGGCCGCCGTCCCCGAGTGGTTCGCCGCGGTGAGCGGCCCACGCTTCGCGGAGGCACCCGTGTTCGCGCGGCAGGGCAGAGAGTGTTACGCGGCGGCGGTCCGTGGCGGTCCCTGGGAACTCCACGCCTGGCTTCACGAGTTCGACCCCGACTCCGAGACCCGGGGCTGGGCGTGGTGGGACCTGACGAACTCGTCGGACGGCACCGTCCGGATCTGGGCCGACACCTGGGGCGAGTCCTTCTTCGCCTGCGACGAACTGCGCTGGCTCGCCTACGCCGCGGGCTCCACCGAAGTGAGCGGCCCCCATCTCGCCAAGGCCGAGAAGTGGCACGAGGCGATCCTCGGCGACGGCCGACTTTGCCAAGCATACGAGTGAGCAGGGCAAGGAGAGCGCGGCCGAAGCTCATGGGAAAAGACTCAGATCGGGACGAGCATGATCGCGTGCGCGACGCAGTCAAGCGCCTCGGCGGCAACTACCCGAGTGCGGCGTGGTCGTCCTTGGGAGCCTGGCGTCGGCCCCGCTGCGTGGCGACGCTGGCGTAAGTGGCCAGTTTCTGAGGCGGGCCGTGCCCTCGCGAGGTCATGAGCGACGTCGGTCGGTACGCAGGCGCGGACCAGGGCGATGCTCAGGGCGGTCTCGCTCCGGCCCTCGACGTCCTCGATCGCGTCAGCGATGTTGTTGTGGGGCCGCCTTCGGCGGAATCGGACACGTGAGGACCCGGGCGGCCGCACGCGTGCTGCCGCGTGCTGCCGCGTGCTCAGTTCGGCCGCTCGTATTCGTCGATCGTGCCGTCTCCGTTGTCGTCGTACATGTAGTCGTATGCGTCGCCGTAGTTGTGCTGGTAGCGCATACACGTACCCTCGGCGCGCAGTTCGGGCTCGCCGTCGTAGTAGCCGAGGTGGAGGGTGACCCGGATGCCGTCATCGAGTGTGGTGGCGATGCCGTTGTCGACCTTCTCGACGGTGCGGCCGTCCTTGCGCCAGGTGGCCCGAAGGGCTGCCAGCGCCGCGCGGTAGTCGTCGTCGCCGGCGAAGTCCAGGTCCCAGGTGAGAATGGGCTCGTCCCGGCTGACGCCGGTGTCGTCGAAGCCCAAGTCGTCCACGCACGAGGAACTGCCCTGCCGGGAGGCGTACGGCTCCTTGGACGGTGCCGGGGACAGCGCGCGGTAGGTATCCTCACCGGCCCGGGTGGTGGCCCGGACATGGTCACGGAACTCCTCGGTGCTGTGAACGGGCCCGCCTTGTATGGTCTCGCACGCCTTGGCCGTCAGCCCGAGGAGAGCCACCAGGGCGACACCAAGCGCAGGGACCACGATCTTCGACTTCATGCTGTCGATCAAAGCCGCCCGGCGGAATGCGGGGCAGCGCTCTGCTACTCAGCCGGTCTGAGCAGTAGCACCTAGCCCGGGTTGTCCGGGCACGGTGGGGGCTTGTCGTACCTGACGTCCGAGGTCGGGCGTGTGGAGACTCCGGTCACGAGCCGCGCGACGTCGACTCGGTACGGGGCCGAGCACCACCAGGAGACGCCGACGACGAGCCTGCGGCTTCTGCCCGCCGAACGCGTCGAGCACGTGCTCACGCGGGTGGCTTCCAGTTCGGGTCGACAAGCGGCCAGGCTGTCGGCGGACGGCTTGGCCGTGCCGCCTCCGGTCTGCTTGACCATGATGCGGGAGCGGGAGACTTTCGCACCCAACTCCGGCCCGGTCGCCGTTCCCTCAGCAACGTCACTTGCAGGCTCCCCGCTCCGACTGGACTGTCGTCGTTTTCCAGACGCCGTCCTTGGCCTTACTCAGTCCAGCTCGAGTTCCGCGATGGGACCGCGGCAGAGCACTATCGGACCCGGACGATCTCCCAGGAGGAGGTGATCGCCGCCTTCGGCGGCTGGGCTGACGGACACCGTCAGTGAAAGCGGGAGCGGGCATGCGGTGAGGTGCAGTCGGCCGCCTTGACCGGCTGCCACCCGGGCGGGTGGAGCAACCAACTCCGCCCGCCTTCCGAAGAACTGACTGCTGTCCTTCCGCATACTTTCGCAGGCAAGCGCGGCTGGTAGATGGCACGAGAGAGCGCCGAAGCAGCTGATTGCCCGCACCCGGCTAGGAAACAGTCGTGGTCGTAGCCGCGTTCGGTCAGCAGTGCGTCCGGCCGTCGGCGCGGTCTGCCAACCTGGCCCGCGACGGCCGGAGTGTCAGTCACGGGTCGGATGGTGGCTGAGCAGGTCGCCCGGCTGGCAGTCCAGTACCTCGCAGATGCGGGTGAGGGTGGTGAAGCGGATGGCTTTGGCCCGGCCGTTCTTGAGGATGGAGAGATTGACGTTGGTCACGCCGACGCGCGCCGCCAACTCGGCGAGAGTCATCCCTCGCTCCGCGAGGAGACGATCGAGGTGCACTTCGATCGCGTGACCGTCCGGTGTCTGTTCGTCGTTCATCAAATGGTGGCCTCGACGTCTTCGCGCATCACGACGCCCGCACGCACGATCCGGACGAAGGTGAACAGACCCAGTGCAGTGAAGAGGGAGAGGAAGGGGATCTCCCACACGTCGCCGAGGGCATCGGCCATGTCCCCCCGGACAAATGTCGGGAACAGTTCCACCTTGGCGATGGCCTGTGCGGCTTCGGTGACCAGGCTGCCGACCAGCAGCCACCAACCGAGCATCCGCAGCCGGGACGCGGTCTGCGCGGTGTAGACCCCGTCCCGGGCCGCTCCCCTGAGCAGCCTGTTGAGCAGCAGCAACCCGCCGAACAGCAAGATGACCGGAGGCAGGTCGTGGAGGACCTCGAAGGCTTGCTGACTGACAGAAGCATGTGATGTGCAGTACTCGGGGGACACGTTGACGGTGACCCCCTCACGTCCACCGAACATCTCGTCGGTGTCGGATGAGCTGCCGGATATCCCGTCCGCAGTAACGCACACATCGCCTCCGATGAAGCCGACATGGATGCCGTCGACGAACAGGCTCAGGACGAAGCCCGCCACCATCATGCCGAGCAACACGCGGAGGACCAGTGACACCGCGCTGAAGAGGGGCTCGAGCAACTTACGGTCATCGACCATGACTACCATCCTGTTGGTCCTGTTATCGAAAAACGATGTTATCGAATAACGATACGTCTGGCATTCGCCGAAGGCAACGCGACAACGCCGAACCAAGAGCTCGCCCAGCCGGCCAGTCCCGTCTGGCCGACGAGCCATGCTCGCTGTGTGGCGGGCTGCCCAGGCGGACGGACAGGCGGACGGGCGGACGGGCGGATACGCACGCTGTTCTGCCACTGGCAGAACAGCGGCCGGGCCGGGCTCGACGATCACTACAGTCCAGTCTCATGACGACGATCACGACGATCACGACGCGGACGGTCGAGTACCCGGCCGACGGTTTGACGATGATCGGGCACCTCGCGCTCCCGGCCGGTGCCGACCGCCGGCCCGCGGTGCTGGTGGGACCAGAGGGCATGGGACTCAGCGACGTCGAGCGCCGCCGGGCCGATGCTCTCGCCGAGCTGGGATACGTGGCGCTGGCCTTCGACCTGCACGGCGGACGCTATTTAAGTGATCCCGAGGAGATGCTGGCCCGTTGCCTGCCGCTGCTCGCCGACCCCGACCGAATGAGGGGCATCGGCCATGCGGCGCTCGACGTGTTGCGCACCGAACCGCGGACCGACCCCGGCCGGATCGCCGCCGTCGGTTACGGCACCGGGGGAGCCGTCGGGCTGGAACTCGGGCGTGCCGGCGTCAGCCTGCGCGCGATCGGGACAGTCAACGCAACTACCACGGGTCGACCGGGCGAGGCAGCACGCATTCGCTGTCCGGTGTGGGCCGGGGTCGGGTCGGAAGACCCGATCATGCCGCCCGCGCAACGGGACGCGTTCACCGCCGAGATGCAGGCCGCCGGTGTCGACTGGCGCCTCACGGTCTACGGCGGCGCCTCGCACGCCTTCCACCACCCGCCGGTCGATCACCCCACTGTCCCCGGCGTCGGCTACCACCCACAGCACGCGCAGCGCGCCTGGCGCGACGTCGTCGACCTGCTCGCCGAGTGCCTGCCCGTGACGGAGGATCTGGGGGCATGACCCAGGCGAGCATGCTGGAACCGGGGTCGGTCGACGTCATGCGCTGACCCGGCCAAGCGCGAGTCGGCCCTGAGTGACGCTACTTGCCCCCGCTCCTGTCCCCACCCCGGTTACCGTCCCCGCTCCCGTCCCCACCCCGGCCCAGTCCCAGTCCCAGGACCAGGACCGGTACCAGGGTCCTGGTTCCCGCTCCTGGCGGGGTGCAGCTAGCTCCCGGAAGGCTCGGGGGGCGCGCTGGATGGTCCGAAGCGCCCCTGCCCGGTGAGAGTTGGGGCCATGAGAACGCACAAGGCCCTGCTCGCCGCCCTCCTCGTCCCGCTCGGTGCCACCCTGGCTGTCGTTCCGGCCGCCTCCGCCTCCGCCTCCGCCGCCACCCCGCGCCCCCTGGCCGCCGCATCGGTCTCCGCCGACGCCAACGCCCCCGCGCCCGTCGGCCCGCAAAAGCCTGCGGCTGCCCGGTTCCGCTCCCCGGAGGCAGCCCTTGACCGGGCGGCCCACCCACTGCGCACCACAGAGCCGCGCGGCGGTCTGGCCGACCTCCGGCCGTTCGGCCGGATGGTCGGCGACGCCAAGGTGGTGGGCCTGGGCGAGGCCACCCACAACTCGCACGAGTTCTTCACCCTCAAGCACCGCACCCTGCGATACCTGGTCGAGAAGAAGGGCTTCCGGGCCTTCGCCCTCGAAGCACCCTGGAGCAGCGGGCTGCGCCTCGACGCCTACCTCCAACGCGGCGAGGGCGACTTGAAGCAGATCATGGACGAGGAGTTCCAGGGCACCTACCAGTTCTGGAACAACACCGAATACCGCGATCTGCTCAAGTGGATGCGCGCATACAACATCGAACACCCCAAGGATCCACTCCACTTCGTCGGCGACGACAACGGGTTCGCCGGTGCCGGGCTGTACGACAAAGTGAGCGCCTACGCGGCCGCTGCCCGCCCCGAACTCAGCGCGCGGCTCACCGAGCTGTACCGGGGCCTGCGGCCCACCACCGACGCCGAGGCCTACGTCGAGGACTACTTGTCGAAGCCGCCGGCCGAACGCAAGGAGCTCGCCGAGCGGACAGGCCGGGCACTGGACCTGCTCAAACAGCGGCCCGGCAAGGACACCGACGCCGACGCGCACGCCTGGGCCGTACAGCACGCCACCGCGATCCACCAGATGACCACCATGTACGCCTTCGACCTGGACGACCCGCAGAACATCGCCGACGCCATGCGCTACCGCGACCAGGTCATGGCACAGAACGTCGCCTGGTGGCAGCACCGGACCGGCGACAAGATCCTGCTCTCCGCCCACAACAGCCATGTCGCCCTCAAGACCTACGTCCCCAACACCCACCCGAAGGCCCAGGGTGACTTCCTCCGCGAACAGTTGGGCCGCGACTACCTCAGTGTCGGCCTCACCTTCGACCATGGCTCGTTCAACGCCCTGGGCCAGGACGGCGACATCCACCGCTTCACCGTCGGCCCGGCCGCACCCGGCACCACCGAGCACACCCTGGACCGGGTACGCCACCGCGACTTCATGGTGGACCTGCGCACAGCCCCCGCCCCGGCCCGCGCCTGGCTCGCCGCGCCGCGCACCGTCAAGAACATAGGCGCTGCCTACCCCTGGAACGGCAACGCCGCACAGATCCGGCTCGCACAGACCCACGACATCGTGATCCACCTCCACCGAGTGGAGGCGGCCGACATGCTCAAGTGACATCGGACCCGCACGGCGCGGCGACGGCGCGGGAGGTCGGCCGGTCCGATGTCTCGCGCCGCCGCGGCGTTCCCCGCCCTCAGCGCTCGCGCTGTACCGCGAGCACCGCGGTGACCGCCCGGCCACCGGAGTCATCCACGCACCCCCACGTCGACCGCGTGGACAGACCGCGCGACGGGTCGCCGTCCAGGACGTTGCCGAGGCGCAGATCGCCGTGCAGCGACACGGCTCGGACT
The sequence above is a segment of the Streptomyces sp. Je 1-369 genome. Coding sequences within it:
- a CDS encoding helix-turn-helix domain-containing protein, yielding MNDEQTPDGHAIEVHLDRLLAERGMTLAELAARVGVTNVNLSILKNGRAKAIRFTTLTRICEVLDCQPGDLLSHHPTRD
- a CDS encoding dienelactone hydrolase family protein, whose amino-acid sequence is MTTITTRTVEYPADGLTMIGHLALPAGADRRPAVLVGPEGMGLSDVERRRADALAELGYVALAFDLHGGRYLSDPEEMLARCLPLLADPDRMRGIGHAALDVLRTEPRTDPGRIAAVGYGTGGAVGLELGRAGVSLRAIGTVNATTTGRPGEAARIRCPVWAGVGSEDPIMPPAQRDAFTAEMQAAGVDWRLTVYGGASHAFHHPPVDHPTVPGVGYHPQHAQRAWRDVVDLLAECLPVTEDLGA
- a CDS encoding erythromycin esterase family protein, yielding MRTHKALLAALLVPLGATLAVVPAASASASAATPRPLAAASVSADANAPAPVGPQKPAAARFRSPEAALDRAAHPLRTTEPRGGLADLRPFGRMVGDAKVVGLGEATHNSHEFFTLKHRTLRYLVEKKGFRAFALEAPWSSGLRLDAYLQRGEGDLKQIMDEEFQGTYQFWNNTEYRDLLKWMRAYNIEHPKDPLHFVGDDNGFAGAGLYDKVSAYAAAARPELSARLTELYRGLRPTTDAEAYVEDYLSKPPAERKELAERTGRALDLLKQRPGKDTDADAHAWAVQHATAIHQMTTMYAFDLDDPQNIADAMRYRDQVMAQNVAWWQHRTGDKILLSAHNSHVALKTYVPNTHPKAQGDFLREQLGRDYLSVGLTFDHGSFNALGQDGDIHRFTVGPAAPGTTEHTLDRVRHRDFMVDLRTAPAPARAWLAAPRTVKNIGAAYPWNGNAAQIRLAQTHDIVIHLHRVEAADMLK